A section of the Teredinibacter franksiae genome encodes:
- a CDS encoding stage II sporulation protein M — protein MKQQSFEAKHKDDWQALEEILESDSGTPDNRFPKLFRQLCHQMAIAKHRRYSPQLVDRLNDRVIKAHHLFYQHNNRFHFQWLDFLVFGFPSAIRRNRAFVYAAMALFLIPFLGMALACYFNEEFIYSLMSQPEAGMMEDMYDPANRKLGRERDSSTDMFMFGFYIQNNIGVSFRCFAGGILFGIGSIFFIFFNGLTIGAVAGHLTQLGYGSTFFPFVAGHGSFELTAIVFSGAAGLKLGYAMINPGNQRMIHALRDAGRDSVVIIYGSIIMLIIAAFIEAFWSSTTSLPNLLKYGVGLTLWVVVISYFIFSGRRYESRSY, from the coding sequence ATGAAACAACAGAGTTTTGAAGCAAAACATAAAGATGATTGGCAAGCTCTCGAAGAAATTTTAGAAAGCGATTCTGGTACGCCAGATAATCGCTTTCCTAAGCTGTTTCGTCAGCTTTGCCATCAAATGGCCATTGCTAAGCATCGCCGCTACAGCCCGCAGCTAGTCGATAGGCTGAATGATCGCGTTATTAAAGCGCATCATCTCTTTTACCAACACAATAATCGGTTCCATTTTCAGTGGCTCGATTTTTTGGTATTTGGTTTTCCTAGTGCCATTCGGCGCAACAGGGCATTTGTATACGCGGCAATGGCGCTGTTTTTGATCCCTTTCCTAGGTATGGCGTTGGCGTGTTATTTTAACGAAGAATTCATCTATAGCCTTATGTCCCAGCCAGAAGCGGGCATGATGGAGGATATGTACGACCCCGCCAACCGGAAGCTCGGGCGAGAGCGCGATTCTTCAACCGATATGTTCATGTTTGGTTTCTATATTCAGAACAATATTGGCGTGAGTTTTCGTTGTTTCGCGGGCGGTATTTTGTTTGGTATAGGCTCTATATTTTTTATTTTTTTCAACGGTTTAACCATTGGCGCTGTTGCGGGGCACCTCACGCAATTGGGCTACGGTTCTACTTTTTTCCCATTTGTAGCGGGGCATGGTTCATTTGAATTGACCGCCATTGTATTTAGCGGAGCGGCGGGTTTAAAGCTCGGTTATGCCATGATTAACCCCGGTAATCAGCGCATGATTCATGCACTAAGAGATGCTGGTCGTGATTCCGTGGTGATTATATACGGCTCCATTATTATGTTGATAATCGCCGCTTTTATTGAAGCTTTTTGGTCATCAACGACGTCGTTACCGAATTTACTCAAATACGGTGTTGGCTTAACACTCTGGGTTGTTGTTATTAGCTATTTTATTTTTTCGGGCAGACGCTATGAATCTCGATCGTATTAG
- a CDS encoding efflux RND transporter periplasmic adaptor subunit: MHKPYVLPASIITIGALAIALLVFFKPTPEPAPPETTPANVKVSVIPAQKLVTRLSVTTQGTVTPRREIDLLSQVAGQILSVETNFVDGGFFETSQVLIQIDDREYQAALLRAKAQVAEAQYRLAEEKGVSRQAKREWRDLGNQNANDLFLRKPQLASAQANLESARGALDMAALNLERTRIMVPFNGRVKQTYVDLGQYTTPGSRLATVYDSTLVEIRLPLTEQQAALIDLPLLPQSMGATLRLPPVAIRASVAGEKHTWLGVLTRTDSFVDANSRMYYAIAEVRNPFLTSDGQVAPLLPGLFVEAEIEGREITDVIQLPRKALFERDKIFSLDSHNKISSNTVRVLRKSEEFVWIQAGFDDQTLVSTEKQGLTPAGSVVDPIHLDAPTQLEIQTAATPTPTSIDDETKGL; encoded by the coding sequence ATGCACAAACCCTACGTCTTACCCGCCTCTATTATCACGATCGGTGCTCTAGCCATCGCTTTACTGGTTTTTTTTAAACCCACACCCGAACCAGCCCCGCCCGAGACAACGCCCGCAAACGTTAAAGTATCTGTTATCCCTGCACAGAAGCTAGTAACACGCCTCAGCGTTACCACTCAGGGTACCGTCACCCCTCGAAGGGAGATCGATTTACTCTCGCAAGTTGCCGGACAGATCTTGAGCGTGGAAACTAATTTTGTAGATGGCGGCTTTTTCGAAACATCTCAAGTACTTATCCAAATTGATGATCGCGAATACCAGGCTGCACTGCTAAGGGCCAAAGCCCAAGTTGCCGAGGCACAATACCGGCTCGCAGAAGAGAAAGGCGTAAGTCGTCAAGCCAAGCGTGAATGGCGTGACTTAGGCAACCAAAACGCCAACGATCTATTCCTACGCAAACCACAACTGGCCTCAGCACAGGCCAATTTGGAGTCTGCTCGCGGTGCCTTAGACATGGCAGCATTAAACCTAGAACGCACCCGCATAATGGTGCCCTTTAACGGTCGGGTAAAACAAACGTATGTGGATCTAGGCCAGTACACAACGCCTGGCAGCCGCTTAGCAACCGTGTACGATTCAACACTGGTTGAAATACGCTTACCGCTGACTGAACAACAGGCCGCCCTTATCGACCTACCACTGCTTCCCCAGAGCATGGGCGCTACCTTACGCCTGCCGCCCGTTGCCATTCGCGCTAGCGTTGCCGGTGAAAAACACACCTGGCTAGGCGTCCTTACCCGAACGGACTCTTTTGTAGACGCCAACTCCCGAATGTATTACGCCATTGCTGAAGTGCGCAACCCCTTTCTCACCAGTGATGGGCAGGTGGCCCCACTATTGCCCGGTTTATTTGTTGAGGCTGAAATTGAAGGCCGTGAAATCACCGATGTAATTCAACTCCCCAGAAAAGCACTATTCGAACGCGATAAAATATTCTCGTTGGACAGCCATAATAAAATCAGTTCGAACACTGTGCGTGTACTGCGCAAATCCGAAGAGTTTGTATGGATTCAGGCAGGGTTTGACGATCAAACGTTGGTATCGACAGAAAAGCAGGGCCTTACACCCGCTGGCAGCGTTGTCGACCCCATTCACTTAGATGCACCAACACAGCTTGAAATTCAAACGGCCGCAACACCAACGCCAACGTCAATCGATGACGAAACCAAAGGACTATAG
- a CDS encoding DUF4350 domain-containing protein, protein MSNRANILLAAVLTLLLGYLFFTFFEQYEEEKDLGWTKAAKRNPFLAAQMYSESLGTEVSSADSYLKLGDLAHYDTLLLAGTGQILSDSRLTELVSWVEAGGHLIVGVQEAEGSENDRLLEYYELSAYETDYEPQFLSEEFFESLNDDSEVEAEGEEKTTEEKKRERSEKFIDGLNKFNEELKKQGVAAREEIEEKTPRQKMDIYESEVDRERLTPLTFGEDSGQVWVEFDASLAIDHPAFSDEPYDADNYEPIYWRGSDYGVHFLQIETGAGLLTVVSDTNIFRSDNIGKFDHAFLWQILASPSSMAILYGTDMPSLGFMLRVFMPEVLIAFSTFMVMWIWFSMRRFGPVREKIIRIRRSSAEHIAASAGYMWRGNWQTELLLPVREDIRQQAEKRVSGYDVAADSKRLKMLSELSGHTEDTVKAAMTSSDKLNEDNFQKTVRTLQRIRDSL, encoded by the coding sequence ATGAGTAATCGTGCGAATATTTTACTTGCCGCTGTGTTAACGCTGCTTCTCGGGTATTTGTTTTTTACCTTTTTCGAGCAATACGAGGAAGAGAAAGATTTAGGTTGGACCAAAGCGGCAAAGCGTAATCCGTTTTTGGCCGCACAAATGTACAGTGAGTCTCTGGGCACGGAAGTTAGTAGCGCCGATAGCTATTTGAAATTGGGCGATTTAGCTCATTACGACACGTTACTTTTGGCAGGTACCGGGCAAATCCTTTCGGACTCAAGGCTAACCGAACTCGTAAGCTGGGTAGAGGCTGGAGGCCATCTTATTGTTGGCGTTCAAGAGGCAGAAGGCTCTGAAAATGATCGGTTACTCGAATACTACGAGCTGTCTGCCTATGAAACCGATTATGAACCTCAGTTTTTGAGTGAGGAGTTTTTTGAGTCGCTTAACGATGATAGCGAAGTTGAAGCTGAAGGCGAAGAAAAAACAACGGAAGAGAAAAAGCGGGAACGTAGTGAAAAGTTTATCGATGGATTAAATAAATTTAATGAGGAGCTGAAAAAGCAGGGCGTGGCGGCACGTGAAGAAATAGAAGAAAAAACGCCCCGACAGAAAATGGATATCTACGAGTCTGAGGTGGATCGAGAAAGACTTACGCCTTTAACTTTTGGAGAAGATAGCGGCCAGGTATGGGTTGAGTTTGATGCCTCTCTTGCCATCGATCATCCGGCGTTTTCGGATGAGCCCTATGATGCCGATAACTACGAGCCTATTTACTGGCGTGGTAGTGATTATGGTGTTCATTTTCTACAAATCGAAACCGGTGCTGGGCTGCTGACGGTGGTGTCTGACACTAATATTTTTCGGTCAGACAATATTGGTAAATTTGACCATGCGTTTCTTTGGCAAATTTTAGCAAGCCCCTCAAGCATGGCGATTTTGTATGGCACGGACATGCCCTCGCTAGGGTTTATGTTGCGTGTATTTATGCCGGAAGTGCTCATTGCTTTTTCAACGTTTATGGTGATGTGGATCTGGTTCAGTATGCGCCGATTTGGCCCCGTGCGAGAAAAAATTATTCGCATACGTCGATCGTCAGCGGAGCATATAGCCGCAAGTGCTGGCTACATGTGGCGAGGAAACTGGCAAACAGAACTGTTATTACCCGTTCGTGAGGACATACGCCAGCAGGCGGAGAAGCGGGTGAGTGGTTACGATGTTGCGGCTGATAGTAAAAGGCTGAAAATGTTGAGCGAGCTTAGCGGCCACACAGAAGATACTGTAAAGGCCGCAATGACCAGTAGCGATAAATTAAACGAAGATAATTTTCAGAAAACGGTGAGAACCTTACAGCGAATTAGAGACAGCTTATGA
- a CDS encoding head GIN domain-containing protein, whose product MSLFTVNRNFFAPLFATAILCLSQNGFADVLKTYDLDPFSAIKLRVPGDVKVKVGEEQRVKIIADEDVFKTLKLKLKNGILTITEEKNRRWGDDIEIEISVRELNSVRISGAGSFEIDNIQADTFTAQISGSGDIKANGKVRKLELNISGSGDIKMENLEAEHVDVKISGAGDAKVYAKTLLKTRISGSGDIAYRGNPKLETKISGSGNVKSL is encoded by the coding sequence ATGTCTTTGTTCACAGTAAACCGCAATTTTTTCGCTCCTCTTTTTGCTACTGCCATTTTATGCCTTAGCCAGAATGGCTTTGCCGATGTCTTGAAGACCTACGACTTAGACCCTTTCAGTGCGATAAAGCTGCGGGTGCCTGGGGACGTTAAAGTGAAAGTGGGTGAAGAACAGCGGGTAAAGATTATCGCAGATGAAGATGTCTTCAAAACCTTAAAACTAAAGCTTAAGAACGGCATACTGACCATTACTGAAGAAAAAAATCGACGCTGGGGTGACGATATAGAAATCGAAATTTCGGTGAGAGAACTAAACAGTGTGCGTATATCGGGTGCTGGTTCATTCGAAATCGACAATATTCAAGCCGACACTTTTACGGCCCAGATTTCTGGTTCAGGAGATATTAAAGCTAACGGAAAAGTGCGCAAACTAGAGTTGAATATATCAGGCTCTGGTGATATCAAAATGGAAAACCTCGAAGCTGAACACGTAGACGTGAAAATTAGCGGGGCAGGGGATGCAAAAGTGTATGCTAAGACATTACTGAAAACGCGTATTTCGGGCAGTGGAGATATTGCCTATAGAGGCAACCCAAAACTGGAAACAAAGATTTCTGGTTCGGGTAACGTAAAATCGTTGTAG
- a CDS encoding FMN-binding negative transcriptional regulator has protein sequence MYIRKPFEITDRTEIDAFIEANAFGQLISLSEGRLLSTHLPFLLSEDKTTLLGHLALQNPQASDIQNQEVLVTLQGAHNYISPTWYLTPGVPTWNYQAVHIYGRCTLFDDTEVLRDLVDALTSRYESELPTQWNPEYSSGMLKAIVGIEIAMNEVQCQYKLNQNRSTQDQQHVINQLESNGSHQLAKAMRANQK, from the coding sequence ATGTACATACGTAAACCTTTTGAAATTACCGACCGAACTGAAATAGACGCATTTATTGAAGCCAATGCATTTGGACAACTTATCTCCCTCTCCGAAGGCCGCCTGCTTTCAACACACCTTCCTTTTTTACTGTCTGAGGATAAAACCACATTACTTGGCCATTTAGCACTTCAAAACCCACAGGCCAGCGACATTCAAAACCAGGAAGTTTTAGTAACACTACAAGGCGCCCATAACTACATATCACCGACTTGGTACTTAACTCCAGGCGTGCCTACCTGGAACTATCAAGCCGTGCATATCTACGGCCGGTGTACACTATTTGACGATACCGAAGTTCTGAGAGACCTAGTTGACGCACTTACTAGCCGATACGAATCTGAACTGCCTACGCAGTGGAATCCTGAGTACAGCTCAGGTATGTTAAAAGCCATTGTCGGTATTGAAATCGCTATGAACGAGGTTCAGTGTCAATACAAACTTAACCAAAACCGCTCTACACAGGACCAGCAGCATGTTATCAATCAGCTGGAATCAAATGGATCACATCAACTGGCTAAGGCTATGCGCGCAAACCAAAAGTAG
- a CDS encoding aspartate/glutamate racemase family protein produces the protein MKTIGILGGIGPESTIDYYRKIIAAYRQREPNGNYPQIIINSINLKQMLELITNEQFDDVISLLVTELKKLADAGADFALLASNTPHVVFDKVRELSSLPLISIVEEACHKSIELNLQRVGLFGTKFTMQGKFYQQVFSQHSIQVFTPDETEQKYIHSRYMGELVEGVVRNETRSQLLSIAAKMKRTHNIQGLILGGTELSLILKNSDFTDMFALDTAAIHVESVIKILDL, from the coding sequence ATGAAAACTATTGGTATTCTAGGCGGTATAGGCCCTGAGTCTACAATCGACTACTATCGCAAAATCATAGCCGCTTATCGGCAACGTGAACCTAACGGTAACTACCCACAAATAATAATAAACAGCATCAACCTTAAACAGATGTTGGAGCTTATTACCAATGAACAATTTGACGACGTCATCAGCCTTCTTGTCACTGAACTGAAAAAACTTGCGGATGCAGGTGCAGACTTCGCATTACTGGCCTCAAACACTCCCCATGTAGTGTTTGACAAAGTACGGGAATTGTCATCACTGCCACTGATAAGTATTGTAGAAGAGGCGTGCCATAAATCGATTGAACTCAACTTACAACGAGTAGGCCTGTTCGGCACCAAATTCACCATGCAAGGAAAATTTTACCAACAAGTATTCTCGCAACACAGTATTCAAGTATTTACCCCAGACGAAACAGAGCAAAAATACATTCATAGCCGTTACATGGGCGAGCTGGTTGAAGGTGTTGTACGTAATGAAACAAGATCTCAACTGCTCTCTATAGCCGCCAAAATGAAACGTACGCATAACATACAAGGCCTTATTCTTGGGGGCACTGAACTTTCTTTAATACTAAAAAATAGCGACTTTACCGATATGTTTGCACTTGATACAGCGGCAATCCATGTTGAAAGCGTAATCAAAATTCTCGATCTGTAA
- a CDS encoding RDD family protein → MQTLLDTSYHVETPEAIDLTAQLAGPVVRVLAFAIDFAYRVIALIVLMIVLGFTGKAGWGIFLIMWFVAEWFYPVLFEVLRKGQTPGKKSMGIAVVNDDLTPITWSTSLIRNLLRAADIIPFGYTLGLLVMCSTQNFQRLGDLAAGSVVIHRRNETNKDLDTLPDVASHPPPVALSINDQVAFTGFSQRHAQLSEGRKQEIADILKDVTHKEGDSAVKYLQGVGNWLLGNRN, encoded by the coding sequence ATGCAGACGTTATTGGACACTAGTTATCATGTGGAAACCCCCGAGGCTATCGATTTAACCGCGCAGCTCGCTGGGCCGGTAGTACGTGTGTTGGCGTTCGCCATCGATTTTGCCTACCGCGTAATTGCTCTCATCGTGTTGATGATTGTTCTCGGTTTTACCGGGAAAGCCGGTTGGGGCATTTTCTTGATTATGTGGTTTGTAGCGGAATGGTTTTACCCGGTGCTCTTTGAGGTGTTACGCAAAGGTCAAACGCCCGGGAAAAAATCGATGGGTATTGCCGTTGTTAATGACGACCTAACGCCCATTACCTGGAGTACATCACTCATACGGAATTTGCTCCGCGCTGCCGATATCATTCCCTTCGGCTATACGCTGGGTTTGTTGGTGATGTGCAGTACCCAAAATTTTCAACGATTGGGTGATCTCGCGGCAGGCTCCGTTGTTATTCATCGTCGAAACGAAACCAATAAAGATCTTGATACGCTGCCCGATGTGGCCAGTCATCCTCCTCCTGTTGCACTTTCTATTAACGATCAAGTTGCTTTTACCGGTTTCTCTCAGCGGCACGCGCAGCTATCGGAGGGGCGTAAACAGGAAATTGCCGATATTCTAAAAGATGTCACCCATAAAGAAGGCGATAGTGCTGTGAAGTACCTTCAAGGGGTTGGTAATTGGTTATTAGGTAATAGGAATTAA
- a CDS encoding DUF4129 domain-containing protein yields the protein MNLDRISVEARLRSPWEAVDLGVVVARQWWVSIFLSWAVPAATVFTLLVLLFPKQAWLPYLIVWWLKPLWDRGPLYIVSRKLFGENVGAREVFRNLWRLYKTDIFLWLTIRRFSPTRSFDMPLTVLEHLKGDQRSSRQALLHRHHTGTATWLTIVGYHLESFLTIGFVAFLAIMVPEQVDIDYFDLLVEQDEMVVWITNFTSLVAMCLVGPFYATAGFALYISRRIELEAWDVEIRFRHIASVYQKKMDFKPGTTLSVLLCGVVLSLALAIGSPTVAHAQAGEPVRDDTEIVAGDINLPFVEVSPVFEREIPLSAEGEASKDKIFDVLAEAEFHKIETVSGWRFKDFEESDPEEIPPWFIAMVKWLVEHSDSLSSIVKFLAAPLAYIEYILWALLVLVIIFVAYKFRKPIGDFVSSSESAIDDHQPPDVMFGLDVTKESIPDNVPTAVWQLWEQGDKREAVSLFYRALLVGLIHQYEFRFADSNTEGECVAIVTLRGNTPLSVYVSTLTHCWQQLAYGHISPAGIDIQQLCSQWHEVFPDE from the coding sequence ATGAATCTCGATCGTATTAGTGTCGAGGCGCGTCTGCGCTCTCCTTGGGAAGCCGTTGATCTTGGTGTGGTTGTGGCACGTCAGTGGTGGGTGTCTATTTTCCTTAGTTGGGCGGTTCCCGCTGCAACTGTATTTACACTGCTGGTGCTTTTGTTTCCAAAACAGGCTTGGTTGCCTTATCTAATTGTTTGGTGGTTAAAACCGCTTTGGGATAGGGGGCCGCTTTACATTGTTAGTCGAAAGCTATTTGGTGAAAATGTCGGCGCTCGAGAGGTGTTTAGGAATTTATGGCGACTTTATAAAACCGATATTTTCCTCTGGCTCACCATTCGACGATTTAGCCCAACGCGATCGTTTGATATGCCTTTAACTGTGTTGGAGCATTTGAAGGGAGATCAGCGTTCTTCCCGGCAGGCTTTACTTCATCGGCATCACACGGGTACCGCAACGTGGTTGACAATTGTGGGATATCATTTGGAGTCTTTTCTGACCATTGGCTTTGTTGCATTTCTCGCTATTATGGTGCCAGAACAAGTTGATATTGACTATTTTGACCTGTTGGTGGAGCAGGATGAAATGGTGGTGTGGATTACTAATTTTACCAGTCTAGTGGCAATGTGCCTTGTTGGGCCCTTTTATGCAACGGCCGGTTTTGCCCTGTACATTAGCCGCCGCATAGAGCTGGAAGCTTGGGATGTTGAAATTCGTTTTAGGCATATTGCCTCTGTGTACCAGAAAAAAATGGATTTCAAACCCGGTACGACTTTGAGTGTATTACTCTGTGGCGTGGTGCTTAGTTTAGCGCTTGCTATCGGTAGCCCTACTGTAGCCCATGCACAAGCTGGAGAGCCAGTGCGGGATGACACTGAAATTGTCGCCGGTGATATCAACTTACCCTTTGTAGAAGTCAGCCCCGTTTTTGAGCGAGAAATCCCGCTGTCGGCTGAAGGTGAAGCGTCTAAGGACAAAATTTTCGACGTACTCGCCGAGGCTGAGTTCCATAAAATCGAGACGGTTAGCGGTTGGCGATTCAAGGATTTTGAAGAATCTGACCCAGAAGAAATACCCCCTTGGTTTATTGCCATGGTTAAGTGGTTAGTCGAGCACTCCGATTCTCTGTCCTCAATAGTGAAGTTTTTAGCGGCCCCTTTGGCCTACATTGAGTATATTTTGTGGGCGTTGCTAGTACTGGTTATTATTTTTGTTGCCTACAAATTCAGGAAGCCCATTGGTGACTTTGTGTCTTCCTCTGAGTCGGCGATAGATGACCATCAGCCACCGGACGTTATGTTTGGTCTGGATGTTACCAAAGAAAGCATTCCAGACAATGTGCCGACGGCTGTTTGGCAATTATGGGAGCAGGGGGATAAACGCGAAGCTGTTAGTTTATTCTACCGCGCGTTATTGGTTGGTCTAATTCACCAGTATGAATTTCGATTTGCCGACAGCAATACCGAAGGCGAGTGTGTGGCAATTGTGACGTTACGTGGGAATACGCCTTTATCTGTGTATGTATCCACGCTCACCCATTGTTGGCAGCAGCTGGCTTATGGGCATATATCGCCTGCAGGTATCGATATTCAGCAATTGTGTAGCCAGTGGCACGAGGTATTCCCTGATGAGTAA
- a CDS encoding DUF6868 family protein: MITLSQLTELLGWASLINIGYLFLATIALTLMKGTISSIHSKMLNIDEKELGAKYFDFLSRYKIMTLVFMVAPYIALKIMGQ; encoded by the coding sequence ATGATCACTCTTTCACAATTAACTGAGCTGTTAGGATGGGCATCCTTAATCAATATCGGCTATCTTTTTCTAGCTACCATAGCACTAACCCTTATGAAAGGAACAATATCATCTATCCATAGCAAAATGCTTAATATAGACGAAAAGGAATTAGGTGCTAAGTATTTTGATTTTTTAAGCCGCTATAAAATAATGACGTTAGTTTTTATGGTTGCACCGTATATCGCCTTAAAAATCATGGGGCAATAA
- the pspF gene encoding phage shock protein operon transcriptional activator: MANPHTPPKVIGESNAFLEVLEQVSQMTQLNRPVLVIGERGTGKELIAERLHYLSDRWSKSLIKMNCAALNQELLESELFGHEAGAFTGASKLHKGRFERADGGTLFLDEVGTMSMRTQEKLLRFVEYGEYERLGGSSTLTADVRLVAATNVDLPELADEGMFRHDLLDRLAFDVVTLPPLRARHEDILLLAEHYALSMAKELGLPFFSGFSPEAVAQLHNHPWPGNVRELKNVIERSVARWGAEPEPIEEIQIDPFSSPYRLQRKTQPKIAHLTPTPPATAKAPAVKPELQNLPLDFKEEVENFEKRLLDQALKEARFNQRKAAELLGLSYHQLRGSLKKYSLAKEADAQEN, translated from the coding sequence ATGGCTAACCCACATACCCCCCCTAAAGTCATCGGTGAATCCAATGCCTTCCTTGAAGTATTGGAACAGGTTTCGCAGATGACCCAACTGAACAGACCCGTTCTAGTGATTGGCGAACGGGGGACCGGCAAAGAACTCATAGCCGAGCGGCTTCACTACCTCTCAGACCGCTGGAGTAAATCATTGATAAAGATGAATTGCGCCGCACTCAACCAAGAACTACTAGAATCTGAACTATTTGGGCACGAGGCAGGAGCCTTTACAGGAGCCAGTAAGCTCCACAAAGGACGTTTTGAGCGGGCCGATGGTGGCACATTGTTTTTAGACGAAGTGGGTACCATGTCTATGCGTACCCAAGAAAAACTGCTGCGCTTTGTAGAATACGGGGAATACGAACGCCTCGGTGGTAGCTCAACACTCACAGCGGATGTGCGCCTAGTAGCGGCAACCAATGTCGATTTACCTGAATTGGCTGACGAAGGGATGTTCCGCCATGACTTACTCGACCGCCTCGCCTTCGATGTCGTTACCTTACCCCCCCTCAGAGCGCGCCACGAAGACATATTACTGCTTGCCGAACACTACGCCCTAAGTATGGCAAAAGAATTAGGCCTACCGTTTTTCTCCGGGTTTTCACCCGAGGCCGTCGCACAACTGCACAACCACCCTTGGCCCGGCAATGTGCGCGAGCTTAAAAATGTGATTGAACGGAGTGTGGCGCGGTGGGGAGCAGAGCCAGAACCCATAGAAGAAATTCAAATAGATCCTTTTTCCTCTCCCTACCGGCTGCAACGTAAAACCCAACCCAAGATTGCACACTTAACACCAACGCCCCCTGCAACGGCTAAAGCACCTGCGGTAAAGCCAGAGCTACAGAATTTGCCCTTAGATTTTAAGGAGGAGGTAGAAAACTTCGAAAAGCGCCTGTTAGACCAAGCACTCAAAGAGGCGCGCTTTAATCAACGGAAGGCAGCGGAGCTACTGGGCTTAAGCTACCACCAATTGCGCGGAAGCCTTAAGAAATACTCCTTAGCGAAAGAAGCCGATGCGCAGGAAAACTGA